From the genome of Cinclus cinclus chromosome 12, bCinCin1.1, whole genome shotgun sequence, one region includes:
- the LOC134048837 gene encoding acylamino-acid-releasing enzyme-like, whose translation MEPSVQSRAEELSELYRELSRHPGLSTACLGPDLTTQYGGKYCSLYTEWSQRDLARAENIKFCRQYLIFHDGASIVYSGPAGTCSEIKDELLSRESPSGMLKAVLRKVPGKEKEKQFLEVWDQNRKVKSIDLTALDKHGSVYDDDQFGCLAWSHSETHLLYVAEKKRPKAESFFQSKAPELGTSDEDTGHPKKEDAPVKGEQFVYHEDWGETLSTRSVPVLCVLDIEGNSISVLEGIPEHLSPGQAFWSPEDTGVVFVGWWHDPFRLGLRHCTNRRSALFYVDLTGGRCELLSEDTRAVWSPRLSPDGCRIVYLENNVLGPHQQCSRLRMYDWYTKNTSTVLEAVPRQAWGAFPGIYCGALPGMCWAADSRRILLDTAQRSQQDVFVVDTATGTTTSLTADSPQGSWSVLTIDRDLLVARFSTPSCPPMLKVAVLPAAGREAQTQWICLQDAPPVPGISWGIRTLQPPPEQEHPQYGGLDFDAILMRPSEGSTAQKPPLVVMPHGGPHSVFTAGWMLYPAALCRVGFAVLLVNYRGSLGFGQDNVASLPGNVGTQDVHDVQLCVERVLQEETLDASRVALVGGSHGGFLACHLIGQFPDTYRACVVRNPVVNIASMVATTDIPDWCLTETGLPYKPDALPDPAEWAEMLHKSPIRYVDWVRAPVLLMLGEDDRRVPPKQGLEYYRALKARGVLTRLLWYPGNNHALAGVEAEADGFMNMALWLLKHLQC comes from the exons ATGGAGCCGTcg GTACAGTCACGTGCGGAGGAGCTGTCGGAGCTGTACCGAGAGCTGAGCCGGCACCCCGGGCTCAGCACCGCCTGCCTCGGCCCCGACCTCACCACCCAGTACGGGGGCAAGTACTGCAGCCTCTACACCG AGTGGTCGCAGCGGGACCTGGCAAGGGCTGAGAACATCAAGTTCTGCCGTCAGTACCTCATCTTCCACGATGGAGCTTCCATTGTCTACTCGGGACCCGCAGGCACCTGCTCTGAGATCAAGGACGA GCTGCTGAGCCGTGAGTCCCCCAGTGGGATGCTGAAGGCTGTCCTGCGCAAGGTCcctgggaaggagaaggagaagcagtTCCTGGAG GTCTGGGATCAGAACCGGAAGGTGAAGAGCATTGACCTGACAGCGCTGGACAAACATGGCAGCGTCTACGATGatg ACCAGTTTGGGTGCCTAGCCTGGTCTCACTCGGAGACCCACCTGCTCTATGTGGCGGAGAAGAAGCGTCCCAAGGCTGAGTCCTTCTTCCAGAGCAAAGCCCCGGAGCTGGGCACCTCTGATGAGGACACGGGGCACCCCAAGAAGGAGGATGCACCCGTCAAG GGCGAGCAGTTTGTGTACCACGAGGACTGGGGGGAGACGCTGAGCACCCGCAGTGTGCCCGTCCTCTGCGTCCTGGACATCGAGGGCAACAGCATCTCAGTGCTGGAGGGCATCCCAGAGCACCTCTCTCCAGGCCAg GCTTTCTGGTCACCTGAAGACACTGGTGTGGTGTTCGTGGGCTGGTGGCATGACCCCTTCCGCCTGGGGCTGCGGCACTGCACGAACCGCCG gtCAGCACTCTTCTATGTGGACCTGACGGGTGGGAGATGCG agctgctctctgaggACACCAGGGCTGTGTGGTCACCACGACTCAGCCCTGATGGCTGCCGCATCGTCTATCTGGAGAACAATGTCCTGGGCCCCCACCAGCAGTGCAGCCGCCTTCGCATG TACGACTGGTACACCAAAAACACCAGCAcggtgctggaggctgtgccaCGACAAGCATGGG GTGCCTTCCCGGGCATCTACTGTGGtgcactgccagggatgtgtTGGGCAGCCGATAGTCGCAGGATCCTGCTGGACACGGCCCAGCGCAGCCAGCAG GATGTGTTTGTGGTGGACACAGCAACAGGCACCACAACTTCGCTGACAGCTG ATTCCCCCCAGGGAAGCTGGTCTGTCCTCACCATCGACCGGGACCTCTTGGTGGCCAGGTTTTCCACCCCTAGCTGCCCCCCCATGTTG AAAGTGGCAGTCCTGCCCGCTGCCGGCCGTGAGGCACAGACACAGTGGATCTGCCTGCAGGATGCACCCCCTGTGCCCGGCATCAGCTGGGGCATCCGCACCCTGCAGCCCCCACCAGAGCAGGAGCATCCCCAGTATG GGGGCCTGGACTTTGATGCCATCCTGATGCGCCCAAGTGAGGGCTCCACTGCCCAGAAGCCCCCCTTGGTCGTGATGCCCCATG GGGGTCCTCACTCCGTCTTCACGGCCGGGTGGATGCTGTACCCAGCGGCACTGTGCCGTGTGggctttgctgtgctgctgg TGAATTACCGTGGCTCGCTGGGCTTTGGTCAGGACAATGTGGCCTCCCTGCCAGGCAACGTGGGCACACAGGATGTACATGATGTGCAG CTCTGCGTAGAGCgggtgctgcaggaggagacACTAGATGCCAGCCGGGTGGCACTGGTCGGTGGCTCGCATGGGGGCTTCCTGGCATGCCACCTCATTGGGCAGTTCCCTGACACCTACCGTGCCTGCGTGGTCCGCAACCCCGTTGTGAACattgcctccatggtggccacCACCGACATCCCAGACTG GTGCCTGACAGAGACAGGGCTGCCCTACAAACCTGATGCCCTGCCAGACCCAGCCGAGTGGGCAGAGATGCTGCACAAGTCACCCATACGCTATGTCGACTGG GTCCGTGCACCCGTGCTGCTGATGCTGGGGGAGGATGACCGGCGTGTGCCCCCCAAGCAGGGTCTGGAGTACTACCGTGCCCTGAAGGCCCGGGGGGTGCTCACACG GCTGCTCTGGTACCCAGGGAATAACCACGCGCTGGCTGGCGTCGAAGCTGAAGCTGATGGCTTCATGAACATGGCACTGTGGCTGCTTAAGCACCTGCAGTGCTAA